The nucleotide window TCGATCTACGCCTTCCGCGGCGCGACCATCCGCAACATCCTCCAGTTCGAGGAGGACTACCCGGACGCGACGACGATCCTGCTGGAGCAGAACTACCGCTCCACCCAGACCATTCTGAGCGCGGCCAACGCGGTCATCGAGCGCAACGAGTCCCGGCGCCCCAAGAACCTGTGGACCAACGCGGGCGCGGGCGCGCAGATCACCGGCTATGTCGCCGACACCGAGCACGACGAGGCACAGTTCGTCGCCGACGAGATAGACCGACTGACGGACGCGGGTGACGCGAAGGCGGGCGACGTCGCCGTCTTCTACCGCACGAACGCCCAGTCCCGCGTCTTCGAAGAGGTCTTCATCCGCGTCGGCCTGCCCTACAAGGTCGTCGGCGGTGTCCGCTTCTACGAGCGCAAGGAGGTCCGGGACGTCCTCGCCTACCTGCGGGTCCTCGCCAACCCGGAGGACTCGGTCCCGCTGCGCCGCATTCTGAACGTGCCCAAGCGCGGCATCGGCGACCGCGCCGAGGCGATGATCGACGCGCTCTCCCAGCGCGAGAAGATCAGCTTCCCGCAGGCGCTGAAGCGCGTCGACGAGGCGTACGGCATGGCGGCCCGGTCGACGAACGCCGTCAAACGGTTCAACACGCTGATGGAGGAGCTGCGCACGATCGTCGAGTCGGGCGCCGGTCCGGCGACGATCCTGGAGGCGGTCCTCGAACGCACCGGCTATCTGGCCGAGTTGCAGGCATCGACCGACCCGCAGGACGAGACCCGCATCGAGAACCTCCAGGAACTCGCCGCCGTGGCACTGGAGTTCGAGCAGGAGGCGGCTGCGGCCGAGGCTGCGGCTGCCGGGGGCGGCGAGGGCGCGGCCGAGGGCGAAGGCGCGGATGCCGGTGCGGATGCCGGTGCGGATGCGGATGCGGGCGCGGTTGCGGTCGCGGTGTCCGGTGGGCTCCCCGCCTTCCTGGAGCGCGTGGCCCTGGTGGCCGACTCCGACCAGATCCCGGACGAGGAGCAGGACGGCTCGGGTGTCATCACCCTCATGACCCTCCACACCGCCAAGGGCCTGGAGTTCCCGGTCGTCTTCCTGACCGGCATGGAGGACGGCGTCTTTCCGCACATGCGCGCCCTCGGCCAGACCAAGGAACTGGAGGAGGAGAGGCGCCTCGCGTACGTCGGCATCACGCGCGCGCGGGAGCGGCTCTACCTCACGCGCGCTTCGCTGCGCAGCGCCTGGGGCCAGCCCTCGTACAACCCGCCGTCCCGTTTCCTGGAGGAGATCCCGGCCACCCACCTGGAGTGGAAGCGGAAGGGTGCCTCCGCGCCGGTGTCCTCGGGCCCGGCCGCCGGGATCGCGTCCTCGCTGTCGTCCGCCCGCTCCCGCTCCTCGGCCGCGGGTGCCTCGGGCTTCGCGACCCGCCGTACGTCCGAGAAGCCGGTGGTGTCCCTGGCCGTCGGCGACCGAGTCACCCACGACCAGTTCGGTCTCGGCACGGTCGTCGGAGTGAAGGGCACGGGCGCGAACGCGGAGGCCACGGTCGACTTCGGCGACACCAAGCCGAAGCGGTTGCTGCTGCGGTACGCGCCGGTGGAGAAGCTGTAGAGCCGCACATACGCGGAGGGCCCCTGCTCACCGAGCAGGGGCCCTCCGCGTATGCAAGCCGTTGACCGAGACCGGGGGTTACGTCGGGTCCAGCCCGTGGCTGCGCAGCCACGGCAGCGGGTCTATGGCCGAGCCGCCGCCGGGGCGTACCTCGAAGTGGAGGTGCGGGCCGGTCGAGTTGCCCGAGTTGCCCGAGAAGGCGATGGTGTCGCCGGCCTTGACCGTCGTACCCGAGGCGACCTTGTACGTGGAGAGGTGGCAGTACCAGGTCTCGGTGCCGTCCTTGGCCGTCACGATCACCATGTTGCCGTAGGCGCTGTTCCACTGCGTCCGGACGGTGCCGTCGGTCGCGGCCATCACCGCCGTGCCGTACGAGACGGGGAAGTCGATGCCGGTGTGCAGGGACATCCAGTTGACGCCGGACTGGCCGTAGTAGGCGCTGAGTCCGTGCGCGGCGACCGGCAGCGCGAACTTCGGGCGCAGTCGCTCCTTGCGGGCCGCCTCCGCCGCCGCCTTCTTCTGCTCCAGCTCCTGCTGTGCCTTGAGGTCGATGCGCTCCTGCGTACGGCTCGCCCGGTCGGCGAAGTCGTCCGCTCCGGCGGAGAGGCTTTCGAGCTGGGTGTCCAGCTTGTTGTTGGCGGTGGACGGTTTGACCGCGGTGACGTCCGACTTGGTGGTCGCCGTCGTCTCCGTGTCGTCCACGCCGGTGCCGACCGAGGCGGCCGCGATGCCCGCGACACCCATGACGCACGCCGAGGGAACGGCGACGGTCAGCAGGGCGGAACGTTTGGCCGGAGCCTTGCGTCGCGAGCGCGAGGCGGCACGGGTGGCCGCGCGGCCACCGTTGCCCGCGCTCCCGCTCCTGGCCGAGCCGGGGGTGACCTCTTCCTCGTCGTCGAGGAGTGCGGCACGGCTGTCGCCGTCGGCCCCGAACTCGTCCTCCGCCGGGAGGGATTGGGCCTCGCCGTACAGATCGACCTGCTCGAAGGTCGCGGTCGCCTGCTCGTGGAACGAGACGGTCGAGGGGCGCTCGTCCGACGTGTCCGTCGAAGGGTGCTCGTGGGCGTCGTAGGACTCGGGGGCACTGCCGCCGTGCTCGTCGTCGGCCGTCTGTGCGCCGTCGCCGTTCCACTGCGTGGCGTCGTACGCGCCGGTGTCGAAGTGCTGGGTGCCGACCCACTGCTGGGTCTGGTCGTTCTGCCCCAACTGATCGGCCCGGTCGAGCTGTTCGGCCTGGAGCCAGCCGTTCGCGTCCCACTGGCCGGTGTTGCCGTCGGGACCCGTCGACTGCGCGGGAACCTGGGCGAGGTTCTCGTAACCGGACGTCGTCCAGTCCGTGGTGTCGTAGCTGCCCGTGTCGTACGCGGCCTGGTGCTGCGCGGCGTACGGGTCGTAGTTCAGCGTCTGGTGGCTGCCCGTCGCCCACTGCGAGGCGTCGTACGAACCGGTGCCCGCACCGGAGTCGTTGCCCGGCATGTCGCCGAAGAGGGGGTCGACCGCGAAGGTCCCGGTGGCGGGCGTGTGCGCGCCGGTACCGGCGTCAAAACCCGTGGCGCCGTAGTCGCCGTACGTGGTGAAGTCGCCGTACGTGGCCTCCTGGTGGCCGTGCGACGCATAGGGCGCCGAGTCGGCATCGGAAGCCGGGGCCGGGGGTGTTGCGGTCCCCGACGGGTGACGATCGTTCACCAACTTCTCTTTCGCCTCGACGACAGGGGCTGGCAGAGCAGTGCGGTGACTGTACCCGGCGGTACGCGGGCGCGACAATCTTCAACGGGTTTCACGGCTGTAGGAAACGGGCATTCGAGCGTCTTTCGGCGATCAGCGGGCAGGACTTTGGCCTGGGGTTCGAAATCCGTTCGATTGTGGGCGGCTGTGCCGGGGCTGTGAAACGGCCGTGCCGAGCCCCCGGGCCACCTCGGCGGGGTGTCGGAGCGGTTCCGGCGTGACTCCCGTGCGGCTGGGGTGGGCGTGGTGCGCGGGCGACGGGCGTGTTGTGGCTGTGGGGCGGGTGTCGCGGGCCGGGTGTGCGGCGGGGGCGTGCGGAGGTGACCGGGGTTTACCCCGTTTCGCGTGGTTTGGCGCGGTGGGGCTCGCGCTTTCAGGCCCTCGTGGTGTGGCCGGCGCCGGACCCTGGTGAGCAGGGCCTACGCCACGGTCAGACCTCCGGGGTGGCCGGTGGCGGGCAGGGCTCCGGTCTGCGAGGTGTCCAGGGCCTGGCGTATCCCGGCGGCGACGGCCGGGTGCACGGGCAGCGCGAGATGTCCGATGCCGGTGACCCTTGTGTTCTGCGCCATCAGATCGGGGTGATCGACGCAGGCGGTCTCCAGCGGGTCCATCAGGTGGTCGAGGTCGCTCCAGAACGCCACGAAGTGCGTACGGCAGCCCGGCGCCGGCTCGCGCAGCTCCTCGAGCACGTCCGAGCCCGGGCGCATCTGGCGGACGATCGGGTGCGCGTTCGCCAGCGGTGCGACCCGGGTGCCGGAGTGCGGGGTGCCGAGCGTGACGAGCGTACGGACGCGGAGATCGCCGCCCAGGCGCTGCACGTAGTACCGCGCGATCAGCCCGCCGAGGCTGTGTCCTACGACGTCCACCCGGTCGTGGCCGGTGCGCTCGCAGATGTCCTCTATATGCCGGCCGAGCAGCTCGGCGGCGGCGCGGATGTCGCAGGTCAGAGGAGAGTAGTTGAGGGACTCGATCTGGCGGCGGCCGTGCTGGGCCAGGGAGCGGCGCAGCAGGACGAAGACGGAACGGTTGTCGATGAAGCCGTGCAGCAGGACGACGGGCGGCTTCTCCTCGGTCGGCAGCTGAGCGGTCCGGTCGGGAAGATCCGGCGAGGGGTCGGACGGGGCGGTGGGGGCCGGACGGCGTTCCTGGACGAGCCCGGAGGGGTAGATCAACAGATGTCCGGCGAGGATCGCGAGCTCCAGCGCGGTCGCTTTCAGCAGGGCCATCGACAGCCCTGTCAGCCTGGCGGGCAGCAACCGCTCGTAGAGCGGAAGCAAGGGCTGAACCGCCTTGGTGACCTTCGTCCCCGACATCCCCGACCTCCTGTCGGCACGCGGGTGGACGACTCTGTCCTCCCCCGTATGCCCTCATGGAGAGCTGTGACGGTGACCTGATCGCTCAGGGCGCTCCCCGTGTCCGTACTGCCGTGCGCTGCGAACGTATGTCCTGTCGTGTGATTTCCCCCTCGCCCTCCACTGTGAAACTGCCGGTTGCGGGATGCTGGAGATAACGTTCGTTCACTACCCCGGCGCGGGTGCGAGTGGCCGGACTGGTCGGTGTAGTCGTTTCATGGAGGCAGTGATGGGTGTGGCAGCCGGTCCGATCCGCGTGGTGGTGGCCAAGCCGGGACTCGACGGCCACGATCGCGGTGCCAAGGTGATCGCGCGGGCGCTGCGCGACGCCGGTATGGAGGTCATCTACACCGGCCTCCACCAGACGCCGGAGCAGATCGTCGGCACCGCCATCCAGGAGGACGCGGACGCGATCGGTCTCTCCATCCTCTCCGGCGCCCACAACACGCTCTTCGCGGCCGTCATCGACCTGCTCGCCGAGCGTGATGCCGCCGACATCCTCGTGTTCGGCGGCGGCATCATTCCCGAGGCCGACATCCAGCCCCTCAAGGACAAGGGTGTCGCCGAGATCTTCACGCCGGGCGCGACGACCGCGTCGATCGTGGACTGGGTGCGGGCGAACGTACGGCAGCCGGCCGGAGCGTAGGCCTCCGGACGGGGCGGGTTGGTCGTGGCCGAGGTGGTGGGCCGGCTGTAGCCGGGCTCGAGTAGGGCAGGCGACGACGAGGACGGGACGCTTTCGGGGTCACGGCGGCGGTGTCAGTTCCGCTCGCATCGCCGCGCGCAACCGCAACGTGGTCGTCAGTCGCTGAAACGCCTCCGCCCAGTACCCCCCGGCCCCGGGCGAAGCGCCCTCCGTCTCCTCCGGCGTCGCCGCGAGCGGATCCAGCCGCACCGCCTCCGCCGGGTCCAGACAACGCTCGGCCAGCCCCATCACCCCACTGAAGCTCCACGGATAGCTCCCGGCGTCCCGGGCGATGTCGAGCGCGTCCACCACCGCCCGCCCCAACGGCGGCGCCCACGGCACGGCACACACCCCGAGCAGCTGGAACGCCTCCGACAGCCCGTGCGTCCCGATGAACCCCGCCACCCACGCGGCCCGCTCGTCCGCCTCCAACGTCGCCAGCAACTTGGCCCGCTCGGCCGACGACACGGCCCCCGGCCCCCCTGCCTCGGGCGTCGACGGCGCCCCCAGCAACGCCCGCGACCACCCGGGATCCCGCTGCCGCACCGCCGCCCGGCACCACGCCGCGTGCAACTCGCCCTGCCAGTCGTCCGCGACCGGCAACGTCACGATCTCCTCCGGCGTACGCCCCCCGAACCGCCCCGACCACGCCCCGAGCGGTGTCGCCTCCACCAACTGGCCCAGCCACCACGACCGTTCACCCCGTCCGGCGGGAGCCTTGGCCACCACACCGTCGCGCTCCATGCCGGCATCGCACGCGTGCGGTGCCTCGACCACCAGCGTGGGCGTGTCGCCCGTGTGGTCGACCGCCACGCAGGCCGTCGCCCGTACCGCCATCCGTCCCGCGAGCGCCGAGTCGGGCAGCGCGGACAGCAACTCCGCTGCCGTGGCCCGCACATTCCGGCTGCGGTCCGCCAACGCCCCCTCCAGGAAGGGCTCGTCCGCCGACTCCAGCCCCGTACGGAGCGTGTCGAGGAACATCAACCGGTCCTCGGCCCGCTCCGTCGCCCACGTCGACATCAGCAACTCACGGGCGGCCGCGGCCTCCTGGGCCCGTATCCCGGTGAGCAGAGCCACCCGCTCCGCGAACAGGCCCTCCTGCCAGAGCCGCCGCACCCGGTCCGGCTCGTCCGCCCCGGGCAGGGCCGAACCGCCGCCCGGCGCGGCGCGCAGCGCGAACCGCCAGTCGGAGTTGAGCCGGGCCAGCCACAGCGCGCGCGGGCCCGCGAAGGCCAGGGCGGCGGGGCGCAGGTCGGTACGCCCGCGCGCCGCGTCCAGCAGCGCGGGCAGCGCCTCCGGGGGCGCCGCGTAGCCGTACGCGTTCGCCAGGGCCAGCCACTGCGGCAGCAGTTCCATCAGATCGGGCGCCGTGCCCCTGCGGCCACCGCCCGTGCCGGGCCGGTCGGCCAGCAGCGTGGTGAGCCTGCGCGTCGCGGCGGGTGGCAGCGCCGCCCGCCGGTCCGCCGCCGCGGGTTCCGGCCGCGCCGCCGCCCGTACGGGCCGTATCCCCGCCCTGCGCCGCACGGTCTCCACCGCCGCCGCGTCCACCAGGGCCACCGGCGCCTGACGGCCGTGCACCGCCCCCACGGGCATACGACGGTCCGTGCCGAGCAACGCCGTGGTGACGAGCTCCTCCCAGGCGCTCGCCGCCGAAGTGCCGGTCATGAGGGTTCCTTTCGTACGGAGACGATCGGTCGGGAACGCCGAGTCGGTCGGGTTCGCGCTGGTGGGCCTCAGCACAGCGTCACCATCCGCCCGGCCACGGCCCCGTCGGCCCCGTCGGCTCCACCGGTCCCTTCCGCCCAGGCCGTAAGTGGTGTGAAGCCCCGGTGGCCGCACTCGCCGAAGACCGTGACGGGGGTGCCGCCGGAGAGGGCGGCCAGGCGCCACAGGCCCGGGCGGGTGCCGGCGGACGGGGTCAGGGGCAGGGCCAGCTCGCCGGCGGGGTCCGTCAGCTGCCAGCCGTCGCCGTCCGGGGTCGGTATCACCCCGGCGAGCGTCACCGGGTACGAGTCCAGCCACGGGTCGTCCCGCAGGGCCTCGCCGTAGCGCGCCGCGGCCTCGGCCGGGGTCACACCCGGGGGCCGTATCGCCGCCGGCTCGGGGACGGTGAACCGCTCGCCCAAGGCGGCGCGC belongs to Streptomyces graminofaciens and includes:
- a CDS encoding ATP-dependent DNA helicase; translated protein: MSSLFDDSFLADLQAPRAHTEEPPPPPEDDHVPEPIPDDLFGGKFDAPPDRDAYYRDGASRPVIDPAALLDGLNENQRAAVVHAGSPLLIVAGAGSGKTRVLTHRIAHLLGERHVHPGQILAITFTNKAAGEMKERVEQLVGPRANAMWVMTFHSACVRILRRESKKLGFTSSFSIYDAADSKRLMALVCRDLDLDPKRFPPKSFSAKISNLKNELIDEEDFAAQASDGFEKTLAQAYAMYQSRLREANALDFDDLIMTTVNLLRAFPDVAEHYRRRFRHVLVDEYQDTNHAQYALVRELVGTSEHPVDVPPNEWDVPPAELCVVGDADQSIYAFRGATIRNILQFEEDYPDATTILLEQNYRSTQTILSAANAVIERNESRRPKNLWTNAGAGAQITGYVADTEHDEAQFVADEIDRLTDAGDAKAGDVAVFYRTNAQSRVFEEVFIRVGLPYKVVGGVRFYERKEVRDVLAYLRVLANPEDSVPLRRILNVPKRGIGDRAEAMIDALSQREKISFPQALKRVDEAYGMAARSTNAVKRFNTLMEELRTIVESGAGPATILEAVLERTGYLAELQASTDPQDETRIENLQELAAVALEFEQEAAAAEAAAAGGGEGAAEGEGADAGADAGADADAGAVAVAVSGGLPAFLERVALVADSDQIPDEEQDGSGVITLMTLHTAKGLEFPVVFLTGMEDGVFPHMRALGQTKELEEERRLAYVGITRARERLYLTRASLRSAWGQPSYNPPSRFLEEIPATHLEWKRKGASAPVSSGPAAGIASSLSSARSRSSAAGASGFATRRTSEKPVVSLAVGDRVTHDQFGLGTVVGVKGTGANAEATVDFGDTKPKRLLLRYAPVEKL
- a CDS encoding M23 family metallopeptidase, with amino-acid sequence MNDRHPSGTATPPAPASDADSAPYASHGHQEATYGDFTTYGDYGATGFDAGTGAHTPATGTFAVDPLFGDMPGNDSGAGTGSYDASQWATGSHQTLNYDPYAAQHQAAYDTGSYDTTDWTTSGYENLAQVPAQSTGPDGNTGQWDANGWLQAEQLDRADQLGQNDQTQQWVGTQHFDTGAYDATQWNGDGAQTADDEHGGSAPESYDAHEHPSTDTSDERPSTVSFHEQATATFEQVDLYGEAQSLPAEDEFGADGDSRAALLDDEEEVTPGSARSGSAGNGGRAATRAASRSRRKAPAKRSALLTVAVPSACVMGVAGIAAASVGTGVDDTETTATTKSDVTAVKPSTANNKLDTQLESLSAGADDFADRASRTQERIDLKAQQELEQKKAAAEAARKERLRPKFALPVAAHGLSAYYGQSGVNWMSLHTGIDFPVSYGTAVMAATDGTVRTQWNSAYGNMVIVTAKDGTETWYCHLSTYKVASGTTVKAGDTIAFSGNSGNSTGPHLHFEVRPGGGSAIDPLPWLRSHGLDPT
- a CDS encoding lipase family alpha/beta hydrolase; amino-acid sequence: MSGTKVTKAVQPLLPLYERLLPARLTGLSMALLKATALELAILAGHLLIYPSGLVQERRPAPTAPSDPSPDLPDRTAQLPTEEKPPVVLLHGFIDNRSVFVLLRRSLAQHGRRQIESLNYSPLTCDIRAAAELLGRHIEDICERTGHDRVDVVGHSLGGLIARYYVQRLGGDLRVRTLVTLGTPHSGTRVAPLANAHPIVRQMRPGSDVLEELREPAPGCRTHFVAFWSDLDHLMDPLETACVDHPDLMAQNTRVTGIGHLALPVHPAVAAGIRQALDTSQTGALPATGHPGGLTVA
- a CDS encoding cobalamin B12-binding domain-containing protein is translated as MGVAAGPIRVVVAKPGLDGHDRGAKVIARALRDAGMEVIYTGLHQTPEQIVGTAIQEDADAIGLSILSGAHNTLFAAVIDLLAERDAADILVFGGGIIPEADIQPLKDKGVAEIFTPGATTASIVDWVRANVRQPAGA
- a CDS encoding DUF5691 domain-containing protein encodes the protein MTGTSAASAWEELVTTALLGTDRRMPVGAVHGRQAPVALVDAAAVETVRRRAGIRPVRAAARPEPAAADRRAALPPAATRRLTTLLADRPGTGGGRRGTAPDLMELLPQWLALANAYGYAAPPEALPALLDAARGRTDLRPAALAFAGPRALWLARLNSDWRFALRAAPGGGSALPGADEPDRVRRLWQEGLFAERVALLTGIRAQEAAAARELLMSTWATERAEDRLMFLDTLRTGLESADEPFLEGALADRSRNVRATAAELLSALPDSALAGRMAVRATACVAVDHTGDTPTLVVEAPHACDAGMERDGVVAKAPAGRGERSWWLGQLVEATPLGAWSGRFGGRTPEEIVTLPVADDWQGELHAAWCRAAVRQRDPGWSRALLGAPSTPEAGGPGAVSSAERAKLLATLEADERAAWVAGFIGTHGLSEAFQLLGVCAVPWAPPLGRAVVDALDIARDAGSYPWSFSGVMGLAERCLDPAEAVRLDPLAATPEETEGASPGAGGYWAEAFQRLTTTLRLRAAMRAELTPPP